In Labilibaculum sp. DW002, one DNA window encodes the following:
- a CDS encoding PspC domain-containing protein, translating into MKRLVKSEEKKIAGVCGGISQYINPELDPIIIRAAWLILTLFNPLMLLAYFILALVLPDTKYKTV; encoded by the coding sequence ATGAAACGCTTAGTAAAATCTGAGGAGAAGAAAATAGCAGGAGTGTGCGGAGGTATTTCTCAATACATTAATCCTGAACTCGACCCAATAATTATTCGTGCAGCATGGTTAATTCTCACTTTATTTAATCCACTAATGCTTCTTGCTTATTTTATTTTAGCGTTAGTATTGCCAGATACCAAATACAAAACAGTGTAA
- a CDS encoding DUF4252 domain-containing protein, whose product MKKIVLIIAVIALPFLLQAQTKGESLHAKYSNIDGFNSFSFAGSFLKNLDFDVDEDELEKNITGDCKNIKFLSYKHVTGTETKFKNIVSSQLTKGNSYKEVLTDRDDDDNSDDVHFYAKANGKKKFSEFHVLHHNENRTSLVSFFGDFKVDELKTLSHFTFDDDEDEN is encoded by the coding sequence ATGAAAAAAATAGTTCTTATTATAGCGGTAATTGCATTACCATTTTTGCTTCAAGCACAAACAAAAGGCGAAAGTTTACATGCTAAATATTCTAACATTGACGGATTTAACAGCTTTAGTTTTGCTGGTAGTTTTCTTAAAAATTTAGATTTTGACGTAGATGAAGATGAATTAGAAAAAAACATCACAGGAGACTGTAAAAACATTAAATTCCTATCATACAAACACGTGACAGGAACAGAAACAAAATTTAAAAACATTGTATCATCGCAATTAACAAAAGGGAACTCTTACAAAGAAGTACTAACAGACCGCGACGATGATGACAATTCCGACGATGTTCATTTTTACGCCAAAGCCAATGGCAAAAAGAAGTTTAGCGAATTCCACGTATTGCATCACAACGAAAACAGAACATCATTAGTATCCTTTTTCGGTGATTTTAAAGTTGATGAGTTAAAAACCTTATCACACTTTACTTTTGATGATGACGAAGATGAAAATTAA